CTCAGGTTGAGGTCGAGCTCGCGGGCGATCTGCATCACACCGAGGTCGGTGCCGCGGTCGCGGAACAGGTGCAGGACGGCGAACGCCCTGCCGATGGCCTGGGTTCCCACCATTCGGGCGCCGCCGTCGCGGGTCGCTGTGGCGTCGATGTCTTCCGCGGTCATGCTCCCCCTCCACATCGTGGAAGCAGCTTACAAGCAGGTCGGTCGCGGGCGTGGAGAGCTTGCTCACTCTACTTGAAAGACTCTTCTATATTATGGAAGCATCCAATCTACGCGCAGTCCTTGGACTCGGAGGTGCCCACATGAGTACGCAGAAGATGACACCGAGCGAGGCGTTCGTCGAACAGCTCGTCGCGGAGGACGTCACGCTGGTGCCGGGCATCGTGGGCTCGGCGTTCATGGATGCCCTGGACCTGTTCCCGGCGGCCGGGATCCGGTTCCTACCGGTCGCGCACGAGCAGAATGCCGCGCACATGGCCGACGGGTATGCGCGCGTGCGCAACCGCCCGACCGCGGTCATCGCGCAGAACGGGCCGGGCATCACGAACTTCGTGACAGCAGTCGCGGCGGCGTACTGGGCGCACACGCCGATGGTGGTCGTGACGCCGTCGGCAGGGTCGATGGGTGTGGGGCTGGGCGGCTTCCAGGAGACCGACCAGCTGCCGATCTTCTCGAAGATCACCAAGTGGCAGGTGCAGGTGAACCGGCCGGAGCGGATCGCCGAGCAGATGCGACGCGCGTTCTACATCGCCAAGGCCGAGCACGGTCCCGTCCAGGTCGACATCCCGCGCGACTACTTCTACGGGGATGGTGAGTACGACATCATGCCGTCGCTCACCCTGCGCCACGGCCCCGGCGACATCGCCGAGGTGGGCCGTGCCGCCGATCTCCTCGCGAACGCGGAGCGTCCGGTGATCGTCGCCGGCGGTGGTGTGGTCCAGGCCGACGGCGTCGACGCCGTCCGGGCTCTGGCGGAGTACCTCAGCGCTCCGGTCGCGAACTCGTACCTGCACAACGACTCGTTCCCCACGAGCCACGAGCTCGCGGCCGGGCCGCTTGGCTACCAGGGGTCGAAGGCGGCGATGACGCTCATCAGCGAGGCCGACGTCGTCCTCGCCCTGGGGTCGCGGCTCAACCCGTTCGGCACGCTGCCGCAGCACGGCATGGACTACTGGCCGGGGCGGGCGAAGATCGTCCAGATCGACGCGGACCACCGCATGCTCGGCCTGTCGAAGCACGTCGACCTCGGCATCTGCGGCGATGCGAGGGCGACCAGCGAGCTGTTGCTCGAGGTGCTCAGGGAGAGGCACGGCGACCGGGCCCGCCGCGCCGACGTGGTCGCGCGGATCGCCGACGAGCGTGCGGCCTGGGCGAGCGAGCTCGCGGGGATGTCCACGAAGACCGACGAGCCGATCAGTCCGCGACGTGCTCTGTCGGTCCTACGTGACGCGATGCCCGACGACGCCATCGTCACCACCGACATCGGCAACGTCTGCTCGGTGGCCAACTCGTACCTGCATTTCGAGAGCCCGCGCAGCTTCCTCGCCGCGATGACATTCGGCAACTGCGGCTACTCCTACCCGACGGCGCTCGGCGCCAAGCTCGCCGCTCCGGACCGGCCCGTCGTCGCGTACGTCGGCGACGGCGCGTGGGGGATGAGTCTCGCCGAGGTGATGACGGCCGTCCGCGAGGACATCCCGGTCGTCGCCGTCGTGTGGAACAACGCGCAGTGGGGTGCGGAGAAGAAGAACCAGGTCGACTACTACGACGACCGGTACGTCGGCACCAACCTGGCGAACCCGAACTTCGCCGACGTCGCCTCGGCGATGGGCGCCGACGGTGTGACCGTCGAGAAGGAGGCGGATCTCGGCGAGGTGTTCACGGCAGCACTGGCGTCGGGGCGGCCGACCGTGCTGAACGTGACGCTGGACTCCGCCGAGCTCGGTGACCCGTTCCGCCGCGACGCGCTCAAGCATCCGGTACGGCACTTGGCAAAGTACGCCCACCTCGCCGCGGACGCGACCGGCTGACCGGCGATCCGCCCGTGACGAGACGTTGAGTCGAACGGTGTCGGTACCGGACACGTCGGCCGCCCTGCGCGAGGAGTGGTCGGCGGCGCTGGCCGGGCAGCGCGTCCGGATCGTGTTCGGCGACGGCGAGGACCCGCGGGTCGTCGAGGCGGCCGCGATGTTCGCGGGGTCCGCGGTGACGCCGCTGCTCGTCGGGCGCCGCGGCGCCGTGGAGGCGGCGGCGGGTCACCCTGGTCGGGGCATCGGCCATGCCGAGGTGCTCGACCCGGGCGAGCTCACCGGGTCGGGTCCGCACGCGGCGGCGATCGCCGCGTCGGTGCGCGGCCGGTCGGACGCCGCGGACTGCGTGCGCGACGAGCTATACCTGGCGATGGCGGCGGTGCGGCTCGGTACGGCCGACGGCGCGGTGGTCGGGAGCACGCGCCCTACCGGACACGTCCTGCGCGCCGCACTCCGGGTGATCGGTCTGGCACCGGGCTCGCGCCTGCTGTCGAGCAGCTTCCTCATGGTGCTGCCCGACGGCCGGCGGCTGGGATTCGGCGACTGCGCCGTTGTCCCCGACCCCGACGCCGACCAGCTCGCCGAGATCGCACGGGCGACCAGCGCCACGTACGGCACGCTCACCGGTGCGGCGCCCGTCGTCGCGATGCTGTCGTTCAGCACCAGGGGAAGCGCCGACCACCCATCGGTGGCCCGGGTCAGGACGGCGACAGTTTCGCTGCGCGACAGCGCCCCCGGCCTGGTCGTCGACGGTGAGCTCCAGTTCGACGCCGCGGTCATCGAGTCGATCGGTCGGGCCAAGGCGCAGGGCTCACCGGTCGCGGGCCGTGCCAACGTGTTCGTCTTCCCCAACCTCGACGCCGGCAACATCGGCTACAAGATCGCCGAGAGGCTCGCCGGAGCCACTGCACTCGGCCCCCTCCTGCAGGGACTCGCCGCCCCGGTGAACGACCTCTCCCGCGGCTGCAGCGCACAGGACATCCACACCGTCGGCCTGATCACGGCCCGCCAGGCCCTCGCGTCCAGGGACCAGAGTCGCGCGGCGAGGGCACCGACCGGCTCTTGACGGCGTGGGCGGCGAGGAGCGG
The Streptosporangiales bacterium genome window above contains:
- a CDS encoding phosphotransacetylase, whose amino-acid sequence is MSVPDTSAALREEWSAALAGQRVRIVFGDGEDPRVVEAAAMFAGSAVTPLLVGRRGAVEAAAGHPGRGIGHAEVLDPGELTGSGPHAAAIAASVRGRSDAADCVRDELYLAMAAVRLGTADGAVVGSTRPTGHVLRAALRVIGLAPGSRLLSSSFLMVLPDGRRLGFGDCAVVPDPDADQLAEIARATSATYGTLTGAAPVVAMLSFSTRGSADHPSVARVRTATVSLRDSAPGLVVDGELQFDAAVIESIGRAKAQGSPVAGRANVFVFPNLDAGNIGYKIAERLAGATALGPLLQGLAAPVNDLSRGCSAQDIHTVGLITARQALASRDQSRAARAPTGS
- the xsc gene encoding sulfoacetaldehyde acetyltransferase yields the protein MTPSEAFVEQLVAEDVTLVPGIVGSAFMDALDLFPAAGIRFLPVAHEQNAAHMADGYARVRNRPTAVIAQNGPGITNFVTAVAAAYWAHTPMVVVTPSAGSMGVGLGGFQETDQLPIFSKITKWQVQVNRPERIAEQMRRAFYIAKAEHGPVQVDIPRDYFYGDGEYDIMPSLTLRHGPGDIAEVGRAADLLANAERPVIVAGGGVVQADGVDAVRALAEYLSAPVANSYLHNDSFPTSHELAAGPLGYQGSKAAMTLISEADVVLALGSRLNPFGTLPQHGMDYWPGRAKIVQIDADHRMLGLSKHVDLGICGDARATSELLLEVLRERHGDRARRADVVARIADERAAWASELAGMSTKTDEPISPRRALSVLRDAMPDDAIVTTDIGNVCSVANSYLHFESPRSFLAAMTFGNCGYSYPTALGAKLAAPDRPVVAYVGDGAWGMSLAEVMTAVREDIPVVAVVWNNAQWGAEKKNQVDYYDDRYVGTNLANPNFADVASAMGADGVTVEKEADLGEVFTAALASGRPTVLNVTLDSAELGDPFRRDALKHPVRHLAKYAHLAADATG